In Mycolicibacterium gadium, the genomic window ACCCTGATCAAGTACACCTGGCCGGTGAAGCGGATGCGCGCCAACGACGTGCGCACACTGAGCCTGGCGGCGGGGGCGGTGCTGGGCATCATCGGCTTCTTCGTGATCCCGGTGATCGGCCTGGTGATCGGCTTCGTGCTGGGCGTCTATCTCGCCGAGTTGTCCACGCGCGGAGACCAGCGACTGGCGTGGACGTCGACCAAGCATGCCGTGAAGGGCGTCGCGCTGTCGATGGGTGTCGAACTCGCCGGGGCACTGTTCGCCACCGTCGCGTGGGCGTTCGGGGTTTATCTAACCCAGTAGCGAGCGGCGCAACAGATCCAGTTGTGCCCCCGTGATTCCTAAGGCCTCAAGGTAATTGCCCAACGAGCCGTATTGGTCGTCGATGGCCTTCCTGGACGCGTCGAGGTACACCTCGCGCACGCCCAGCACCTCTTCGGTGAGCCGGGCCTCCGCGAACGTCACGATCTCGTCGGTGGTGTCCTCGGACCTATTGCGGATCGACTCGAGGATGCTCTCCCGAAGCCGTGGCACCGCGGCATTACTGCGCAGGAAATCCGCCATGATCGCGTCGCGGTCGACGCCGACGGCCTCGAGCACCGTCGCGACGGTGAAACCGGTGCGGTCCTTACCCGCGAAGCAGTGCGTGATGACCGGTCGTTCCTCGGTCAGCATCGAAATGACCTGCCGCACAGCCAGTTGTGCGCCGGCCAGGGTCGGGAAACGCTCGTATTCCTCGGTCATGAACCGGCCCGCGGCGACCGCGACGTCTTCGTCGTCGGGTTTCTCGGTCATCATCCGCTCGAAGCTCTGCTCGTGCGGCGCCTCGGCACCGGGCTTGGATAGTTCGTGGAACGGCAACCGGTGGATCATGACGCCGCCGGGCACCCGGCCCGCGCCGCGTCGTTCGACCTCCCGGTCGGAGCGAAGGTCCGCGACGTCGGTGATGCCGAAGCCGAGCAGCGCCGCCTGACCGGAATCGTCGAGCCCGCTCAACTCACTGGACCGGAAGAACCGGCCGGGCCGAATGCCGGCCTCCTCCGCGATGTCACGGAAATTCCACGCTCCTGACAGGGCATCAGGGTCGGCAGGGTTCGGCATCACCGAGAAGATCCAGCGGTCACCGCCGCAGCGAAAGCCGATTTCTCCCTACCGAGTTCGGCCCGCGCGATGGTCCGCATGTGGACCTCGTCGGGGCCGTCGAACAGGCGCATGGCCCGGTGCCAGCCGTAGAGCCGAGCCAGCACGGTGTCGTCGCTGACGCCCGCCGCGCCGTGCACCTGGATCGCGCGGTCGATGACGTTGCACGCCATCTGCGGGGCCACCGCCTTGATCATCGCGACCTCGTTGCGCGCTTCCTTGTTGCCCTTTTGGTCGATCACCCAAGCCGCCTTGTGACACAGCAGGCGCGCCTGGTCGATCTCGTTGCGCGACAACGCCACCTGCTGCTGGACCACGCCCTGCTCGGCCAGCGGCTTACCGAACGCGATGCGATTGTTCACCCGGTCGACCATCAGTGCCAGGGCCCGCTCGGCCACCCCGATGGCGCGCATGCAGTGATGAATGCGGCCGGGCCCCAGGCGGGCCTGCGCAATCGCGAAACCGCTGCCCTCCTCGTGGAGCAGATTCGTCACCGGCACCCGCACGTTGTCGAAGCTGACCTCGCAGTGGCCGTGCTGGTCCTGCCATCCGAAAACCGGCAGCGACCGCTCGATCGACACACCGGGCGTATCGACGGGAACAAGAATCATCGACTGCTGCTGATGGCTGGCGGCATCCGGGTTGGTGCGGCCCATCACGATGAGGAGCTTGCAGCGGGGATCGGCTGCCCCGGATATCCACCATTTGCGGCCGTTGATCACGTAGTCGCCGCCGTCGCGCAGCATCGTGGTCTGGATGTTGCGGGCGTCGCTGGAGGCGACCGCGGGCTCCGTCATCGCGAACGCGCTGCGGATCTCTCCGTTCAGCAGCGGTTCGAGCCACTGCTTGCTCTGCTGCTCGTTCGCGAAGAGGTGCAGGGTTTCCATGTTGCCGGTGTCGGGCGCCGCGCAGTTGGTCACCTCGGGGGCGATCTCCATGCTCCAGCCGGTGAGCTCGGCCAGCGGAGCGTATTCGAGGTTCGTCAGCCCCGACTCGGCGGGCAGGAACAGGTTCCACAGACCGCGTTCCTTGGCCAGCTTCTTGAGGTCCTCGATGACGGGCGGGACGGTGTGGTCGTCGGGGCCCTTCTCGTGCCGGTAGGCCTCGTAGTCCTTCTCCGCCGGGAACACGAACTCGGTCATGAAGTCAGAGAGCCGCTTGTGGTAGTCCCGCCCCTTGGCCGACATCGCGAAGTCCATGACAGTCACGATATGACACCCGTGAAACAAGGGAATCGCGGCAGTCCATGACACGTATAACAGGGCATGACCGAAAGCCGTCCGCCGTACCCGCCCTTCACTCACGAGACCGCCGTCCAGAAGGTGCAGGCCGCCGAGGACGCCTGGAACACCCGCGATCCCGAGCGCGTCAGCTTGGCCTACACGCCCGATTCACAATGGCGCAACCGCGGCGTGCACGTCGTCGGCCGCGCAGAGATCGTCGCGTTCCTGAAGCAGAAGTGGCAGCGCGAGCTCGACTACGTCCTGCGCAAGAGTCTGTGGGATTTCCACGCCAACCGCATCGCCGTACGGTTTCAGTACGAGTGCCGCGACGCCGGCGGCCAGTGGTACCGCAGCTACGGCAACGAGTTGTGGGAGTTCAACCCAGAGGGCCTCATGGCCCGCCGCGAGGCCAGCATCAACGACGTCATGATCGAGGAATCGGAGCGTCGGTATTTCGGCCCGCGACCCGAGTCCGAGCACGGGGTCGACATCCCGCTGTGGTGAGGATGGGGAAGATGTCCCCGCCTGGCGACGCCGAGGACGAACCCCGTGTCATCCATTCGGATGAACAACGCAGGTGGCTGTGCGAAGCTGGCAGCTGTGTCGACAGGCCTGACCAGCGAAAAAGTGCGAGTCGTGGTGGGTGACGACCATCCGATGTTTCGCGACGGAGTCGTCCGTGCGCTGATATCCAGCGGGGCGATCGAGGTGGTCGCCGAGGCCGACGACGGCGTTTCGGCCCTCGAGGCGATCCGTACGCATCAGCCCCAGGTCGCGCTGCTGGACTACCGCATGCCGGGGATGGACGGCGCCGAAGTCGCCGCCGCGGTGGTGCGCGACGACCTGCCGACCCGCGTCCTGCTCATCTCGGCGCACGACGAGTCGGCGATCGTCTTCCGTGCGCTACAGGA contains:
- a CDS encoding DUF456 domain-containing protein; the protein is MGTLGIILVALAIAVGIVGIVVPLLPGTLLVFAAIAIWAVVENNLTGWVTLGVVTALLGAATLIKYTWPVKRMRANDVRTLSLAAGAVLGIIGFFVIPVIGLVIGFVLGVYLAELSTRGDQRLAWTSTKHAVKGVALSMGVELAGALFATVAWAFGVYLTQ
- a CDS encoding tyrosine-protein phosphatase — its product is MPNPADPDALSGAWNFRDIAEEAGIRPGRFFRSSELSGLDDSGQAALLGFGITDVADLRSDREVERRGAGRVPGGVMIHRLPFHELSKPGAEAPHEQSFERMMTEKPDDEDVAVAAGRFMTEEYERFPTLAGAQLAVRQVISMLTEERPVITHCFAGKDRTGFTVATVLEAVGVDRDAIMADFLRSNAAVPRLRESILESIRNRSEDTTDEIVTFAEARLTEEVLGVREVYLDASRKAIDDQYGSLGNYLEALGITGAQLDLLRRSLLG
- a CDS encoding acyl-CoA dehydrogenase family protein translates to MDFAMSAKGRDYHKRLSDFMTEFVFPAEKDYEAYRHEKGPDDHTVPPVIEDLKKLAKERGLWNLFLPAESGLTNLEYAPLAELTGWSMEIAPEVTNCAAPDTGNMETLHLFANEQQSKQWLEPLLNGEIRSAFAMTEPAVASSDARNIQTTMLRDGGDYVINGRKWWISGAADPRCKLLIVMGRTNPDAASHQQQSMILVPVDTPGVSIERSLPVFGWQDQHGHCEVSFDNVRVPVTNLLHEEGSGFAIAQARLGPGRIHHCMRAIGVAERALALMVDRVNNRIAFGKPLAEQGVVQQQVALSRNEIDQARLLCHKAAWVIDQKGNKEARNEVAMIKAVAPQMACNVIDRAIQVHGAAGVSDDTVLARLYGWHRAMRLFDGPDEVHMRTIARAELGREKSAFAAAVTAGSSR
- a CDS encoding nuclear transport factor 2 family protein, encoding MTESRPPYPPFTHETAVQKVQAAEDAWNTRDPERVSLAYTPDSQWRNRGVHVVGRAEIVAFLKQKWQRELDYVLRKSLWDFHANRIAVRFQYECRDAGGQWYRSYGNELWEFNPEGLMARREASINDVMIEESERRYFGPRPESEHGVDIPLW
- a CDS encoding response regulator, with the protein product MNNAGGCAKLAAVSTGLTSEKVRVVVGDDHPMFRDGVVRALISSGAIEVVAEADDGVSALEAIRTHQPQVALLDYRMPGMDGAEVAAAVVRDDLPTRVLLISAHDESAIVFRALQDGAAGFLPKESSRSELVNAVLDCAKGRDVVAPSLAAGLAGEIRKRAEPEGPVLSPREREVLKLIAAGGSIPAMAKELFLAPSTVKTHVQRLYEKLGVNDRAAAVAEAMRRKLLE